The proteins below are encoded in one region of Paenisporosarcina cavernae:
- a CDS encoding ABC transporter ATP-binding protein — protein MSTAIEAKELSIGYSEKLLFENLQLNIPKGEITVFVGSNGCGKSTLLRSIARLLKPSEGSILLEGKEIHQMSSREIAKKMGILPQSPVSPEGLTVHELVKQGRYPHQTWLKRWSAEDAAKVDAAMEATRITHLKDQPVDTLSGGQRQRAWIAMTLAQDTDVILLDEPTTYLDMTHQIEILDLLFELNEMQGRTIVMVLHDLNLASRYAHNMVAIKDGKVHDQGTPEKIITCDLVRSVFGMECQVSKDPMFGTPHCIPFGRGRCIVPQLQANSVS, from the coding sequence ATGAGTACAGCAATCGAAGCAAAAGAACTTTCAATAGGATATAGTGAAAAACTCTTATTTGAAAACTTACAATTGAACATACCTAAAGGTGAAATCACCGTCTTTGTTGGTAGCAACGGTTGTGGGAAGTCAACGCTTTTACGCTCCATTGCACGCTTATTAAAACCATCCGAAGGTTCGATTTTATTAGAAGGAAAAGAAATTCATCAAATGTCTTCTCGAGAAATCGCGAAGAAAATGGGAATCCTTCCTCAGTCACCCGTTTCACCAGAAGGATTGACAGTGCACGAGTTGGTTAAACAAGGACGCTATCCGCACCAAACGTGGTTAAAACGATGGTCTGCTGAAGATGCAGCAAAAGTAGATGCTGCGATGGAAGCGACACGTATTACCCATTTAAAAGATCAACCAGTCGACACTCTATCTGGAGGGCAACGTCAACGTGCATGGATTGCGATGACACTCGCTCAAGATACCGACGTGATTTTACTTGACGAACCAACAACTTACTTAGACATGACACACCAAATCGAAATTTTAGATTTACTATTTGAATTAAATGAAATGCAGGGAAGAACGATTGTCATGGTTTTACATGACTTAAATCTGGCATCTCGCTACGCGCATAACATGGTTGCAATTAAAGACGGCAAAGTGCACGATCAAGGAACGCCAGAAAAAATCATCACATGTGATTTAGTTCGTTCCGTCTTCGGAATGGAATGCCAAGTTTCCAAAGATCCTATGTTTGGTACACCGCACTGCATCCCGTTTGGACGTGGACGATGTATCGTGCCGCAACTACAAGCAAATAGTGTTTCGTAA
- a CDS encoding thiol-disulfide oxidoreductase DCC family protein yields MRRVILFDGMCNFCSGSVQFILKHEKDEDFQLASLQSDVAKRLLAEFVITKLPDSLVYIEGKTIYVESDAALNIARHLHFPWVLGYSLRFFPKLFRDGVYRFIAKNRYKWFGKRKACFVPTPEIRKRFL; encoded by the coding sequence ATGAGACGTGTGATTTTGTTCGATGGGATGTGTAACTTTTGTAGCGGAAGTGTGCAGTTCATTTTGAAGCATGAAAAGGACGAGGATTTTCAATTGGCGTCGTTACAAAGTGACGTTGCTAAAAGACTATTGGCAGAGTTTGTTATCACGAAATTGCCGGATAGTCTTGTGTACATAGAAGGTAAGACAATTTACGTTGAATCGGATGCGGCCCTAAACATTGCACGTCATCTTCATTTCCCATGGGTCTTGGGATATTCACTTCGGTTTTTCCCGAAATTATTCCGAGATGGCGTTTATCGTTTCATTGCCAAAAATCGTTATAAATGGTTTGGGAAAAGAAAAGCTTGCTTCGTTCCTACACCAGAAATTCGGAAGCGATTTTTATGA
- a CDS encoding potassium/proton antiporter — translation MNLAIETDTFILLAGILFIAGVITTKFSSRLGVPTLILFLLVGITMGSDVLGIIYFDNALVAQLIGITALVIILFEGGIQTNWSTMKPVIAPSLSLATIGVLITSAIVTVAVKYIIDIDWKEAALFGSIVGSTDAAAVFAVLKGQNIRPKLGATLEAESGSNDPMAVFLTISFIQLITVPDESIWRLIASFFLQMGLGALLGLLMGKIAIFALNKLQLDSSGLYPVFATAFALLTFGLTDFLNGSGLLAVYIAAIMIGNADIVHRHSIFHFSEGFAWMMQIAMFVMLGLLVFPSQLFQWKLISSGLLITIILVVVARPIAVFVSTWKMDYTMNEKIFLSWAGLKGAVPIVLATFPLLAGIENNQMIFNVVFFVVLISATIQGSTVTLLASKLGLMGEQKNVPMHSLELVSLGKTDAQIVEYELREDTLIVGQSLSDIPFPSGSLVNAVIRNDELITPGGDTILEAGDFLYILTSKESKPHLKTLLQKKNDTYL, via the coding sequence ATGAATCTTGCAATTGAAACAGATACGTTTATATTGCTGGCAGGAATTCTTTTTATTGCCGGCGTTATTACGACAAAATTCTCCTCGCGTTTAGGCGTTCCAACGCTCATCCTCTTTTTACTCGTCGGCATCACGATGGGTAGCGATGTTTTAGGAATAATCTACTTTGACAATGCACTCGTAGCACAGCTTATCGGGATTACCGCACTCGTTATTATTTTGTTTGAAGGGGGCATTCAAACCAACTGGTCCACAATGAAGCCTGTCATTGCGCCTTCTCTTTCGCTCGCTACAATTGGTGTATTAATCACCTCCGCGATTGTGACCGTAGCCGTCAAATATATCATCGATATTGATTGGAAAGAAGCTGCATTGTTCGGATCCATTGTCGGTTCGACAGATGCCGCAGCAGTATTTGCCGTTTTAAAAGGGCAAAATATTCGACCAAAGCTTGGAGCAACCCTAGAAGCGGAATCCGGTTCGAATGATCCAATGGCAGTCTTCCTTACCATTTCGTTTATTCAACTAATTACGGTTCCGGATGAGAGCATTTGGCGATTAATCGCTTCTTTCTTTCTACAAATGGGGCTAGGTGCTTTACTAGGTTTACTCATGGGGAAAATTGCGATTTTCGCACTTAACAAACTTCAACTCGATTCCAGTGGACTGTACCCTGTTTTCGCCACTGCATTTGCATTGCTTACATTCGGCTTAACCGATTTTCTAAATGGAAGCGGATTGCTAGCGGTGTACATAGCAGCGATTATGATTGGTAATGCCGATATTGTGCATCGCCATTCCATCTTTCATTTCTCCGAAGGCTTTGCATGGATGATGCAAATTGCCATGTTTGTCATGCTTGGATTGCTCGTTTTCCCTTCTCAACTTTTCCAGTGGAAACTCATTTCGAGTGGTCTTTTAATTACCATCATTTTGGTGGTAGTTGCACGACCTATTGCGGTTTTCGTCTCCACTTGGAAGATGGATTATACGATGAATGAAAAGATTTTCCTGTCATGGGCTGGTTTAAAAGGTGCGGTACCAATTGTGCTCGCAACGTTTCCACTATTAGCTGGAATTGAGAATAACCAAATGATTTTTAATGTCGTTTTCTTCGTGGTGTTAATAAGTGCGACGATACAAGGTTCTACTGTTACTCTACTAGCCAGTAAATTAGGGTTAATGGGAGAACAAAAGAACGTTCCCATGCATTCATTAGAATTAGTATCACTCGGAAAGACGGATGCCCAAATCGTGGAGTATGAACTACGAGAGGATACGTTGATTGTCGGCCAGTCGCTTTCTGATATTCCGTTTCCATCTGGGTCATTAGTAAATGCGGTCATTCGAAATGATGAGTTAATAACCCCTGGAGGAGATACCATTTTAGAGGCTGGAGATTTTTTATATATTTTAACTTCGAAAGAAAGTAAGCCTCATTTAAAGACACTATTACAAAAAAAGAATGACACATATTTGTAA